In Xenorhabdus poinarii G6, the following are encoded in one genomic region:
- the bamD gene encoding outer membrane protein assembly factor BamD: MIRMKYLVAVTTLSLVLSGCSSNKDAVPDIPPSQIYSIGQEKLQEGNYKAAIKQLESLDNRYPFGPYSQQVQLDLIYAYYKTAEYPLALASIDRFMRLNPTHPNIDYVLYMRGLVSQALDDNLLQGFFSMDRSNRDPEHARAAFRDFSQLMRYYPNSQYSADATKRLVFLKERLAKYELAVVKYYTQRGAYVAVVNRVEQMLRDYPDTNATLKSLPYMESAYQKLGLTAEANKVAQLIAANPA; encoded by the coding sequence ATGATTCGCATGAAATATCTGGTGGCAGTGACCACATTGAGCCTGGTTCTATCTGGATGTTCCAGCAATAAGGATGCTGTTCCTGATATTCCGCCATCCCAAATTTATTCAATTGGGCAGGAAAAGCTACAAGAAGGTAACTATAAAGCGGCTATCAAGCAATTGGAATCCCTTGATAACCGATATCCTTTCGGGCCGTACTCGCAACAGGTTCAGCTTGATTTGATTTACGCCTACTACAAAACAGCAGAATATCCACTGGCTCTCGCATCCATTGACCGTTTCATGCGACTGAACCCAACCCACCCTAATATTGACTATGTGCTATATATGCGTGGCTTGGTTTCACAAGCTCTGGATGACAACCTATTACAAGGCTTTTTCAGCATGGATCGATCAAATCGTGATCCTGAACATGCCCGAGCCGCATTCCGTGATTTTAGCCAGTTAATGCGTTACTACCCAAATAGCCAGTATTCCGCTGATGCAACCAAGCGTTTAGTCTTTCTCAAAGAACGCTTAGCTAAATACGAACTTGCAGTTGTGAAATATTACACGCAACGCGGTGCTTATGTCGCTGTCGTCAATCGTGTAGAACAGATGCTGCGAGACTATCCAGATACTAACGCCACCCTGAAATCCCTTCCTTATATGGAATCAGCCTATCAGAAATTAGGGTTGACTGCTGAAGCAAATAAAGTGGCACAACTGATTGCGGCCAATCCTGCATAA
- a CDS encoding DHA2 family efflux MFS transporter permease subunit, which produces MTTKSEVFWTVFATCLAFVIIQLDVTIVNIALPSIGIQLGSSLSGLQWIIDAYTLVLAIVLLTAGVLGDRLGSKRIFIAGFTIFGFASFACGLSSSTNMLIISRAFQGLGGALVLPTSLALIAHACKGDNALRAKAVSFWAASGALATALGPILGGALVTFPGWRWIFFVNVPICLVAIAITIKVVVETPKSVKGRFDLIGQVLIGLSLLSLINSFIRVGKAGWDQNVILGIIFAAILLVAFLIRQHFSNNPLVPLSVFRIMPFSSSVLSASLLSFTFYGLIFVLTLYFHKVLGYSPAVSGIAFLPLTGVIIVANLNSVRLVKMVGYKVSISGGLGMAAIGYAWLALLPTYTGILAMIPGMMLVTLGMGTAIPLTTTVVIGSVDKTISGTASAILNTGRQFAGAVGVALFGTLVSDNVETIAMNINYVYLISTLLLLLAMIKSVIYIKKEILPTSI; this is translated from the coding sequence ATGACAACCAAAAGCGAAGTATTTTGGACAGTATTTGCTACATGCTTGGCATTTGTAATCATCCAACTTGATGTGACTATAGTTAATATTGCGTTGCCATCAATAGGTATACAGTTAGGAAGCTCTCTCTCTGGATTACAGTGGATTATTGATGCTTATACACTGGTATTAGCGATTGTTTTGTTAACAGCGGGGGTATTAGGTGATAGATTAGGGAGTAAACGTATTTTCATCGCTGGATTTACAATTTTCGGTTTTGCATCATTCGCATGTGGGCTTTCAAGTTCAACCAATATGCTAATAATTTCTCGCGCATTTCAGGGATTAGGTGGAGCTTTGGTGTTACCAACTTCATTAGCTCTGATAGCACATGCTTGCAAAGGTGATAATGCGTTGAGAGCTAAAGCTGTTAGCTTTTGGGCTGCATCAGGTGCATTGGCAACAGCATTAGGGCCTATATTAGGTGGTGCATTGGTAACATTCCCGGGGTGGAGATGGATTTTCTTTGTCAATGTTCCTATTTGCCTAGTTGCTATTGCAATAACAATTAAGGTTGTTGTAGAAACACCCAAAAGTGTTAAAGGCCGTTTTGATCTTATAGGACAAGTTCTTATCGGTCTTAGCTTACTGTCATTGATTAATAGTTTTATACGTGTAGGTAAAGCTGGGTGGGATCAAAATGTTATTCTGGGTATAATCTTTGCCGCTATCTTATTAGTAGCTTTTTTGATCCGACAACACTTTTCTAATAATCCGCTAGTGCCTCTATCCGTTTTCCGCATTATGCCATTTTCATCATCAGTACTTTCCGCTTCTTTATTAAGCTTCACGTTTTATGGTTTAATTTTTGTTTTGACACTTTATTTCCACAAAGTATTAGGATATAGCCCAGCGGTATCAGGTATTGCATTCCTACCTTTAACAGGGGTAATAATTGTTGCGAATCTTAATAGTGTTCGGCTAGTTAAGATGGTGGGATATAAAGTTTCAATTTCAGGCGGACTTGGAATGGCGGCTATCGGTTACGCATGGTTGGCTCTACTCCCAACATATACTGGTATCCTTGCAATGATTCCTGGAATGATGCTGGTTACTTTGGGTATGGGCACCGCTATTCCATTAACAACCACGGTAGTAATAGGAAGCGTGGACAAAACAATTTCTGGTACCGCTTCAGCAATTCTCAACACGGGCAGACAGTTTGCAGGGGCAGTAGGAGTGGCATTATTTGGAACATTAGTTTCTGACAATGTAGAAACTATCGCTATGAATATTAATTACGTTTACCTAATCTCCACCTTATTACTATTGCTTGCAATGATTAAATCCGTGATATATATAAAAAAAGAAATTTTACCCACATCAATATAA
- the tyrA gene encoding bifunctional chorismate mutase/prephenate dehydrogenase — protein sequence MAAELSQLRTQIDEVDKSLLSLLEKRMHLVAQVGEVKSQLGLPIYAPDREAEMLSSRRQDAENVGISPDLIEDILRRIMRESYVSENKKGFKKLGTHLGPVVIVGGSGKMGRLFRRLLTLSGYEVRVLEASDWGNAEQILAGAGMVIVSVPIHLTDKIIRQLPPLPEQCILVDLASIKQRPLNAMLDVHQGPVLGLHPMFGPDVGSFAKQVVVYCDGRYPEAYQWLLEQISVWGARLHPINAGQHDKNMSFIQALRHFTTFSYGCHLAKEDIDLQQLLSLSSPIYRLELAMVGRLFAQDPQLYADIIMSSPENIELIRRYYQSFGQTLEILEHQDKSAFIERFNQVSDWFGDEAVRFMKESQVLLQQANDSRS from the coding sequence ATGGCAGCAGAATTGTCACAATTGAGGACGCAAATTGATGAGGTAGATAAATCCTTATTATCTTTGCTAGAGAAACGAATGCACTTAGTTGCCCAAGTTGGTGAAGTTAAAAGTCAACTTGGCTTACCAATTTATGCGCCTGACCGGGAAGCTGAAATGCTGTCCTCTCGCCGTCAGGACGCGGAAAATGTGGGCATTTCGCCTGATTTGATTGAAGACATCCTGCGCCGAATTATGCGAGAGTCTTATGTCAGTGAAAATAAAAAAGGCTTTAAAAAACTCGGTACTCATTTGGGACCGGTCGTTATCGTTGGTGGCTCAGGCAAAATGGGCAGATTATTCCGTCGATTGTTAACGTTGTCTGGCTATGAGGTCCGGGTGCTTGAAGCCAGCGATTGGGGAAACGCGGAGCAGATATTGGCTGGTGCAGGAATGGTGATAGTCAGCGTTCCCATACACTTGACGGACAAAATTATTCGTCAGTTGCCTCCTTTACCGGAACAATGCATTTTAGTTGATTTAGCATCCATAAAACAAAGGCCGCTAAACGCGATGCTTGATGTACATCAGGGGCCTGTTTTAGGGTTACATCCTATGTTTGGTCCCGATGTAGGCAGTTTTGCGAAACAAGTGGTTGTTTATTGCGATGGACGTTATCCAGAGGCATATCAATGGCTTTTGGAGCAGATATCGGTATGGGGGGCGAGATTACACCCAATCAACGCGGGGCAACATGATAAAAACATGAGTTTCATTCAAGCGTTACGCCATTTCACAACCTTTTCTTACGGATGCCACCTTGCAAAAGAAGACATCGATTTACAGCAATTGTTGTCACTATCTTCACCGATATATCGATTGGAATTGGCGATGGTAGGGCGCTTATTCGCGCAAGATCCTCAGTTGTATGCTGATATTATTATGTCTAGTCCGGAAAACATTGAACTTATTCGTCGGTATTATCAGAGCTTTGGACAGACCCTGGAAATATTGGAACATCAAGATAAATCAGCGTTTATTGAGCGCTTTAACCAAGTGAGTGATTGGTTTGGCGATGAAGCCGTGCGATTTATGAAGGAAAGTCAGGTGCTTTTGCAACAGGCCAATGATAGCCGATCATAG
- a CDS encoding 3-deoxy-7-phosphoheptulonate synthase encodes MIMQKDALNNVHILDEQVLITPEELKRKYPLNSNELHAITNARNTIADIIQHRDPRLLVVCGPCSIHDVDAALDYAQRLKALSTELSDCLYIVMRVYFEKPRTTVGWKGLISDPYMDGSFDMDAGLHIARRLLSNLVEMGLPLANEALDPNNPQYLGDLFSWSAIGARTTESQTHREMASGLSVSVGFKNGTDGNLNTAINAMKAAAMPHRFMGINQSGQVCLLQTKGNPNGHVILRGGAVPNYSADHVADCERQMIQAGLVPSLMIDCSHGNSNKDFRRQSIVVDSVAEQIISGNQSITGIMLESHLNEGNQSSEQPRSGMKYGVSVTDACINWQTTAQILRKLHQQIAPHLANRNMTMEKAG; translated from the coding sequence ATGATCATGCAAAAAGACGCGCTTAATAACGTTCATATTCTTGATGAACAGGTTCTTATCACTCCAGAAGAGTTGAAACGGAAATACCCGTTGAATAGCAATGAACTCCATGCCATCACAAACGCACGCAATACTATTGCTGACATTATTCAGCATCGAGATCCCCGTTTATTAGTGGTATGTGGTCCTTGCTCAATTCATGATGTGGATGCCGCTCTGGATTATGCTCAGCGTCTGAAAGCACTCTCCACTGAATTGAGTGATTGTCTGTATATTGTTATGCGCGTCTATTTTGAAAAACCCCGGACAACGGTTGGTTGGAAAGGACTCATCAGCGATCCCTATATGGATGGTTCTTTTGATATGGATGCCGGATTGCATATTGCTCGCCGCCTGTTGTCAAATTTGGTAGAAATGGGATTACCTCTGGCTAATGAAGCACTTGATCCCAATAACCCTCAATATTTGGGGGATCTCTTTAGCTGGTCAGCCATTGGTGCCAGAACGACGGAATCTCAAACTCATCGTGAAATGGCATCTGGTTTATCCGTATCAGTCGGATTTAAAAATGGTACTGATGGTAATTTGAATACCGCTATTAATGCCATGAAAGCCGCTGCAATGCCTCATCGTTTTATGGGGATAAATCAGTCGGGGCAAGTCTGCTTACTACAAACTAAAGGAAATCCGAATGGGCATGTGATCTTGCGCGGCGGTGCTGTGCCGAATTATAGTGCAGACCATGTCGCTGATTGTGAACGCCAAATGATCCAAGCAGGACTGGTACCATCTCTGATGATTGATTGCAGTCATGGTAATTCTAATAAAGATTTTCGTCGTCAAAGTATCGTTGTGGATTCTGTTGCTGAACAAATTATCTCAGGCAATCAATCCATTACGGGCATTATGCTGGAAAGCCACCTTAATGAAGGTAATCAATCCTCTGAACAGCCACGTTCGGGGATGAAATACGGTGTTTCGGTCACTGACGCATGTATTAACTGGCAGACTACAGCGCAGATTTTGCGAAAACTGCATCAACAAATCGCCCCACATTTGGCCAATCGAAATATGACGATGGAAAAAGCAGGATAA
- the yfiH gene encoding purine nucleoside phosphorylase YfiH, with protein MTSLIFPDWPQPDNVGACSTTRLGGVSLPPYDSLNLGNHVGDVPEAVERNKALLVEYAQLPQQPTWLEQVHGTRVITLDGLSVVNNQADAVYTNIPGQVCAVMTADCLPVLFCSRSGMEVAAAHAGWRGLCAGVLENTVSRFNAKPDTIRAWLGPAIGPEKFEVGSEVREAFIKTNPELAQAFTPYDDHSNRFLANIYLLAKLKLQSVGIAEIFGGIACTFMEEKNFFSYRRDGHTGRMATLIWLR; from the coding sequence ATGACATCACTGATTTTTCCTGATTGGCCACAACCTGATAATGTTGGTGCTTGCAGTACCACCCGCTTGGGGGGCGTGAGCTTGCCCCCATATGATAGTTTAAACTTAGGCAATCACGTTGGGGATGTTCCGGAAGCCGTGGAACGGAATAAGGCATTGTTAGTTGAATATGCCCAATTACCGCAGCAACCGACATGGTTAGAACAAGTTCATGGTACACGTGTTATCACACTTGATGGTTTGTCAGTGGTAAATAATCAGGCTGATGCTGTTTACACGAATATACCGGGGCAGGTTTGTGCTGTGATGACAGCAGATTGTCTGCCAGTGCTTTTTTGTAGTCGTTCAGGTATGGAGGTGGCCGCCGCCCATGCCGGATGGCGTGGACTATGTGCCGGGGTGTTGGAAAATACCGTATCCCGATTTAATGCAAAACCGGATACGATCCGTGCTTGGTTGGGGCCAGCTATTGGCCCTGAAAAATTTGAGGTGGGTAGTGAGGTGAGGGAAGCCTTCATAAAGACTAACCCTGAGCTAGCACAAGCTTTCACGCCTTATGATGATCATAGTAATAGGTTTCTGGCAAATATTTACTTACTGGCTAAATTAAAGTTGCAGTCAGTAGGCATAGCAGAAATTTTTGGTGGGATCGCATGTACTTTCATGGAGGAAAAAAATTTTTTCTCCTATCGTCGTGATGGCCATACTGGGAGAATGGCAACTTTAATCTGGTTGCGATAA
- a CDS encoding IS1182 family transposase (programmed frameshift): MLRIPSPQTFPPETLSLDDLVPQSHLVRKVDAALDFEFIRDLVTPLYCQNNGRPAIDPVMLIKMMLLGYLFGVPSERRLVQEIQVNMAYRWFLRLGLTDKVPDASTLSQNRRRRFNHSDVFQPIFDNIVEQAIRKGFVGGRELYTDSTHLKASANPHKSGNIRHPVPPGAYLDALEKAVNEDRAKSGKKGLTPAHKERQRKAKVSTTDPESGFMHRTNKPKGFFYLDHRTVDGKANIILDTYATAGNVHDSQPLIGRLKRQRTRFPLNPIAVVLDAGYFTAPVCHLTLELGLTPVISYRRPNKGPNTFQKKQFIYDPQQDCYVCPQGETLIYTTTGRQGYRYYRTAAGICQACPLRAACTRAKKGKTLTRHIWEADKEKARDIRLSPWGKKVHKRRKETIERSFADAKQHHGHRYAHFRGLLKVQIQCLLAATAQNIKKIALLEAALYWFYLWIIREFTGTETQSRSGKRRVGDKSGKIGR; this comes from the exons ATGTTAAGAATCCCCTCTCCCCAGACGTTTCCCCCCGAAACACTCTCACTTGATGACCTCGTACCCCAAAGTCATCTGGTTCGTAAAGTGGATGCCGCCCTTGATTTCGAATTTATCCGCGACTTAGTCACCCCGTTGTATTGCCAGAATAATGGCCGCCCCGCGATAGACCCGGTGATGCTGATTAAGATGATGCTGTTGGGCTATTTATTTGGGGTGCCCAGTGAACGCCGGTTGGTTCAGGAAATTCAGGTCAATATGGCTTACCGCTGGTTTTTGCGGCTGGGGCTGACAGACAAAGTCCCGGATGCGTCAACCCTCAGCCAGAACCGACGCCGCCGCTTCAACCATTCCGATGTGTTCCAACCGATTTTCGACAACATTGTCGAACAGGCTATCCGTAAAGGCTTTGTCGGTGGCCGGGAGCTGTATACGGACAGCACCCACCTGAAAGCCAGTGCCAATCCCCATAAATCCGGGAATATTCGGCATCCCGTACCCCCGGGGGCCTATCTGGACGCGTTGGAAAAAGCGGTGAATGAAGACCGGGCTAAGTCCGGAAAAAAAG GCCTGACGCCAGCCCATAAGGAACGGCAAAGAAAAGCCAAAGTCAGTACGACTGACCCGGAAAGCGGGTTTATGCACCGGACGAACAAACCCAAAGGCTTTTTCTATCTCGACCACCGTACCGTGGACGGGAAAGCCAATATTATCCTGGACACCTACGCCACGGCGGGCAATGTCCACGACAGCCAGCCATTGATAGGGCGTCTGAAGCGCCAGCGGACTCGTTTCCCGCTGAATCCGATCGCTGTGGTACTGGATGCGGGCTATTTTACGGCGCCGGTTTGCCATCTGACCCTGGAATTGGGTCTGACGCCGGTCATCAGCTATCGCCGCCCCAACAAAGGACCAAATACGTTTCAAAAGAAGCAGTTTATTTATGATCCGCAACAGGATTGCTATGTCTGCCCGCAGGGCGAAACGCTGATTTATACCACCACGGGTCGTCAGGGATACCGCTATTACCGAACGGCCGCCGGTATTTGCCAGGCCTGCCCACTTCGGGCGGCCTGCACCCGGGCTAAAAAGGGAAAAACGTTAACACGGCATATTTGGGAAGCGGACAAAGAAAAGGCCAGGGACATTCGCTTGAGCCCGTGGGGTAAAAAGGTGCATAAGCGGCGAAAAGAGACGATAGAGCGCAGTTTTGCGGATGCGAAACAGCATCATGGGCATCGTTACGCCCATTTTCGCGGATTGCTGAAAGTCCAGATACAGTGCCTGTTGGCGGCAACAGCCCAAAATATCAAGAAGATCGCCTTACTGGAGGCGGCGCTTTATTGGTTTTATCTGTGGATCATTCGTGAATTCACCGGGACAGAAACCCAATCACGCTCAGGAAAAAGACGTGTCGGGGATAAATCAGGAAAAATCGGCAGATAA
- a CDS encoding N-acyl homoserine lactonase — MHTPYDCGDDASPAFLCSGVLLRGIVASDNYHSWNPSPHSQKSGGVSFSYLRHDAKVIEFANDYKNGFIFSPYYTNPNSVNPINDKIRPQVLCYFPIDGDTFDRKDKGCGAYVMGNYSSTPCQSQGITTAKQWVKQYYSIHKNNKYQCGFDVRRNAAAFMQGIKVRSLFDLPLNNELILATWDQNIPDKLPISAFFYRVGGLKDAQHDQKDFYKVTGKIIPIIRIDLPSDKNQDIKFSYSQEDQSIFPKN; from the coding sequence TTGCACACTCCCTATGATTGTGGTGATGATGCTTCTCCTGCATTTTTATGCTCTGGTGTTTTATTAAGAGGAATTGTTGCTTCGGATAATTATCATTCTTGGAATCCAAGTCCACATTCTCAGAAAAGCGGGGGAGTTTCATTTTCTTATTTAAGACATGATGCTAAAGTCATTGAATTTGCTAATGATTACAAAAATGGTTTTATTTTTTCTCCGTATTATACTAACCCAAATAGTGTTAACCCAATTAATGATAAAATTAGACCACAAGTTCTTTGTTACTTTCCTATTGATGGCGATACTTTCGATAGAAAGGATAAAGGCTGTGGGGCTTATGTCATGGGAAATTATAGCAGTACTCCTTGTCAGTCACAGGGAATTACTACCGCTAAACAATGGGTGAAGCAATATTATAGTATCCATAAAAATAACAAATACCAATGTGGTTTTGATGTTAGGAGGAATGCAGCTGCATTTATGCAAGGAATTAAGGTGAGATCATTGTTCGATTTACCCTTAAATAATGAATTAATCTTGGCTACATGGGATCAAAATATTCCTGATAAATTACCGATTAGTGCCTTTTTCTATCGTGTAGGAGGATTAAAAGATGCACAACATGATCAAAAGGATTTTTATAAAGTAACCGGGAAAATAATACCTATTATACGAATAGATTTACCGTCTGATAAAAATCAAGATATTAAATTTAGCTATAGCCAAGAAGATCAGTCTATTTTTCCTAAAAATTAA
- a CDS encoding DUF2938 domain-containing protein, whose translation MDITLKVVVIGIGATLIMDIWAILQKQFFNIPSLDYRLVGRWLGHFPQGQFIHHTIIQAPKVKGEFLMGWLAHYAIGIIFAFLLVAVVGHQWVYEPTLIPAFIIGIISVIAPFCIMQPAFGFGIAASRTPQPNVARRRSLIAHASFGIGLYLSAQFLQLIINL comes from the coding sequence ATGGATATTACGTTAAAAGTGGTTGTTATTGGGATTGGAGCGACACTGATAATGGACATTTGGGCTATTTTGCAGAAACAGTTTTTTAACATTCCTTCTCTTGATTACAGATTGGTCGGACGCTGGTTAGGGCATTTCCCTCAGGGGCAATTTATCCATCATACGATTATACAAGCCCCTAAGGTGAAGGGAGAATTTTTGATGGGATGGTTGGCACACTATGCAATAGGTATCATTTTTGCTTTTTTATTGGTTGCGGTTGTCGGACACCAATGGGTATATGAACCGACATTGATTCCTGCATTCATCATCGGTATCATCAGCGTTATTGCTCCTTTTTGCATCATGCAACCCGCTTTTGGGTTCGGAATCGCTGCTTCACGCACACCTCAACCTAATGTTGCCCGGCGTCGGAGTTTGATTGCACATGCGTCATTTGGTATTGGGCTCTACCTAAGTGCGCAATTTCTACAATTAATCATTAATTTGTGA
- the rluD gene encoding 23S rRNA pseudouridine(1911/1915/1917) synthase RluD: MAQQIRLNAIVAVSQLGQRLDQALAELFPDYSRSRIKEWILDDKVQVNGKLINKPKEKVLGGEEITIDAIIEEDARWEPQDIDLNIVYEDDDILVINKPRNLVVHPGAGNPDGTVLNALLYRYPEIADVPRAGIVHRLDKDTTGLMVVAKTVPAQTRLVESLQLREITREYEAIALGCMTAGGMVEEPISRHPTKRTHMAVHPMGKPAVTHYRVMEHFRAHTRLRLRLETGRTHQIRVHMAHIKHPLVGDQLYGGRPRPLKGASDEFREVMRNFDRQALHATMLRLYHPITGIEMEWHAPLPDDMVKLVEVMKADTEAFKDEMDW; the protein is encoded by the coding sequence ATGGCACAACAAATCCGGCTTAACGCTATAGTCGCTGTATCTCAGCTTGGTCAACGTTTAGATCAAGCCTTGGCTGAATTGTTCCCTGATTATTCCAGGTCACGTATAAAAGAGTGGATCTTGGATGATAAAGTTCAAGTTAATGGCAAATTAATTAACAAACCCAAAGAAAAAGTTCTAGGCGGTGAAGAAATCACCATTGATGCTATCATTGAAGAGGATGCACGTTGGGAGCCTCAGGATATTGATCTTAATATTGTCTATGAAGATGATGATATTTTAGTCATTAATAAACCCCGTAATTTGGTCGTTCACCCGGGAGCGGGTAATCCTGATGGCACGGTATTGAATGCCTTATTATACCGTTATCCTGAAATTGCGGATGTTCCTCGTGCTGGCATTGTTCATCGTCTTGATAAAGATACGACTGGATTAATGGTTGTGGCAAAAACGGTTCCAGCACAAACCCGTTTGGTGGAATCCTTGCAATTACGTGAAATAACCCGTGAGTATGAAGCGATCGCTTTGGGATGTATGACCGCTGGGGGAATGGTTGAAGAACCTATTTCCCGTCATCCAACGAAACGGACACATATGGCCGTGCACCCTATGGGAAAACCTGCTGTTACCCATTATCGCGTAATGGAACACTTCAGGGCACATACGCGTCTGCGTTTGCGTTTGGAAACAGGCAGGACACACCAAATTCGTGTGCACATGGCACATATCAAGCATCCATTGGTGGGTGATCAGTTGTATGGTGGACGCCCTCGCCCATTAAAAGGCGCTTCTGATGAATTTCGCGAAGTGATGCGCAATTTTGATCGTCAGGCATTGCACGCCACTATGTTACGTCTCTACCATCCGATTACGGGTATTGAGATGGAATGGCATGCACCATTGCCAGATGACATGGTGAAATTGGTTGAAGTGATGAAAGCGGATACAGAAGCTTTCAAAGATGAAATGGATTGGTAG
- a CDS encoding LysR family transcriptional regulator has protein sequence MNKLESMKVFVTVSEAGSFSAASSLLNISPVMVGKHIEYLEKTLQLRLIHRTTRKQSLTEAGRMYLLDCKDILERIRISETIAERLDNTPRGKVRITAPNTLGSTLVTQAIVEFMYRYQDIKVELLLNDKVSNIIEEGIDLAVRIGELQSSSYLVAKQLKPYSVSICASPQYIKKNGFPKSPSELENHNCLTHLLWNENTGWESLFYSKKHAISTKGNFSTNNGIALRNAALAGCGIVMLPDALLAQEIKNGNLITMLEEYAPSPRKVHLLYPYQNQPLPKTRCLIDFLSKKLG, from the coding sequence ATGAACAAATTAGAAAGCATGAAAGTGTTTGTCACCGTATCCGAAGCCGGGAGCTTTAGTGCAGCAAGTTCGTTATTAAATATATCGCCAGTTATGGTAGGCAAGCATATTGAGTATTTAGAAAAAACCCTCCAGTTACGTCTTATACATAGAACTACGCGAAAACAAAGTCTAACAGAAGCAGGAAGAATGTACCTCTTAGACTGCAAAGATATACTTGAACGTATTAGAATATCCGAAACGATAGCAGAAAGACTAGATAATACTCCCCGAGGTAAGGTAAGAATTACCGCACCGAATACGCTAGGTTCAACATTAGTAACTCAAGCAATAGTAGAATTTATGTATCGTTACCAGGATATTAAAGTAGAGTTATTATTAAATGACAAAGTTAGTAATATCATAGAAGAGGGAATAGATTTAGCCGTGCGTATAGGAGAACTTCAATCTTCGAGCTACTTAGTTGCTAAACAGCTTAAGCCTTACAGTGTGAGTATTTGCGCCTCCCCTCAATATATTAAAAAGAATGGCTTTCCAAAATCTCCCAGTGAGCTTGAAAATCATAATTGTTTGACTCATTTGTTATGGAATGAAAATACAGGCTGGGAAAGCCTATTTTATTCGAAAAAGCATGCGATTTCGACAAAAGGCAATTTTTCCACGAATAATGGAATAGCATTACGCAATGCTGCGCTTGCTGGCTGTGGAATAGTCATGCTACCTGACGCTTTGCTAGCGCAGGAAATTAAAAATGGTAATTTAATAACCATGTTAGAAGAATATGCACCATCACCTAGAAAAGTACATTTGCTTTACCCGTACCAAAACCAGCCTCTTCCCAAGACTCGTTGCCTAATAGATTTCTTATCAAAAAAACTGGGGTAA